In Candidatus Bathyarchaeota archaeon, one DNA window encodes the following:
- a CDS encoding CBS domain-containing protein — protein sequence MALRPNGTELCVEVFVLLIRHLMIKDIVTAKKEETIKDSVALMFKMHVGSIVIVDEKKSCNGLVSERDILRFIAQGLSLDLPLEEVMTKNVITIPEYATFEDAKRIFRERKIRHLPVVDTENRLVGLLSIRQLFDDFFDM from the coding sequence ATGGCTTTACGTCCAAACGGCACAGAGCTTTGTGTTGAGGTTTTTGTTTTGTTGATTCGTCATTTAATGATAAAAGATATTGTAACTGCAAAAAAAGAAGAAACTATCAAAGACAGCGTTGCGCTTATGTTTAAGATGCATGTGGGTTCTATTGTTATTGTTGATGAAAAGAAGAGTTGTAATGGGCTTGTTTCTGAACGGGACATTTTACGGTTTATTGCTCAAGGCTTATCTTTGGATTTGCCGCTCGAAGAAGTAATGACCAAAAATGTTATCACTATACCCGAATATGCAACGTTTGAGGATGCAAAAAGAATATTTCGGGAACGTAAAATAAGGCATCTGCCTGTGGTGGACACTGAAAACCGGTTGGTTGGGCTGCTCTCTATTAGGCAACTTTTTGATGATTTTTTTGACATGTAA
- a CDS encoding glycosidase yields the protein MKRFEGNPILEPIGSHPWESRAVFNAGIFQSNGKIHMLYRAMGADNISRLGYAVSFDGYTIDYRSPEPIFSPESREERDGCEDPRITLIDNVLIMAYTAFGKYAYEQVYQIGIAVTTIDEFFKNHWQDSVRKLAFPGIENKNALVFPKKIGGEYLMFHRLGLDICLAKSVNLNDWHGLKFVMGPRQFGWDSWKVGTTGLPIELNEGWLFIYHGVSNAKVYSIGTALLDRNYPEYVIYRCQEPILKPEMPYERFGKVPNVIYSCGNAQVDGKILIYYGGADSVLAVASFDLAELLPKK from the coding sequence ATGAAACGTTTTGAAGGTAACCCCATTCTGGAACCAATCGGATCACACCCTTGGGAATCAAGAGCCGTCTTCAACGCAGGCATCTTTCAGTCTAACGGCAAAATCCACATGCTTTACCGTGCAATGGGTGCCGACAATATATCCCGCTTAGGCTATGCTGTTTCCTTTGATGGATATACCATTGACTATCGCTCTCCTGAACCTATTTTCAGTCCAGAGAGCCGAGAAGAACGCGACGGTTGCGAGGACCCAAGAATAACCCTAATTGACAATGTCTTAATCATGGCGTACACAGCATTTGGAAAATATGCCTACGAACAAGTCTACCAAATTGGCATAGCAGTAACGACAATTGATGAATTCTTCAAAAATCACTGGCAGGACAGCGTGCGAAAACTGGCTTTTCCCGGCATCGAAAACAAGAATGCACTTGTTTTTCCCAAAAAAATTGGGGGGGAATACTTGATGTTTCACCGCTTGGGACTAGATATTTGTTTAGCTAAATCAGTTAATCTTAATGATTGGCACGGACTCAAGTTTGTGATGGGACCGAGGCAGTTTGGCTGGGATTCATGGAAAGTAGGCACTACAGGCTTGCCAATTGAACTAAATGAGGGCTGGCTTTTTATTTATCATGGCGTCAGCAACGCCAAAGTTTACAGTATCGGAACCGCGTTGCTTGACCGAAACTATCCTGAATACGTGATTTACCGTTGCCAAGAACCGATTCTCAAGCCTGAAATGCCTTATGAACGCTTTGGTAAGGTGCCCAACGTGATTTATAGCTGTGGAAATGCCCAAGTTGATGGTAAAATTTTGATTTATTATGGCGGCGCTGACAGCGTGCTGGCGGTTGCAAGTTTTGATTTAGCTGAACTTTTACCAAAAAAATAA
- a CDS encoding trypsin-like peptidase domain-containing protein gives MQIPPPPKDTQKITAGILVLIFVAGALVSGLAGYFIFYNSGGNSDKINGLLSQISALQGTQNTTVQYITIYQNQTSLANLFETVKDSVVLIKGIENDGSSIQGSGFVYDFSGRMVIITNYHVVEDTTSISVTFTNGNGYAATVLGSDPYADLAILNVNAKPTDYKPIQIVSSSGLQVGEQVIAVGNPYGLVGSLTTGIVSATGRSITEDTSKSNFAIPNIIQTTTPINPGNSGGPLLNADGKVVGITTAIVSESQGLGFAIPSDTILREIYALVNTGSYSGHSYLGVTGGDMTYEKAQQIGSSITYGYYVETVFTGGPSSGVLQHNDIIVAMNHHTILSSDDLASYLEANTLPGQSLILTIIRDNQSQDVTMTLGTRPPIST, from the coding sequence ATGCAGATTCCACCTCCACCAAAGGACACACAGAAAATAACAGCAGGTATTCTGGTTCTGATTTTTGTTGCTGGAGCCCTTGTCAGCGGCTTAGCTGGGTACTTTATTTTTTACAATTCAGGAGGCAACAGTGACAAAATTAATGGGTTATTAAGCCAAATATCCGCCTTACAGGGCACCCAAAACACTACGGTTCAGTACATCACAATTTATCAGAACCAAACCTCACTTGCAAACCTGTTTGAGACTGTTAAGGATTCAGTTGTTCTGATTAAAGGAATTGAAAATGATGGCTCAAGCATTCAAGGTTCAGGGTTCGTGTATGATTTTTCAGGCAGAATGGTCATCATCACAAATTACCATGTTGTTGAAGACACAACCAGCATAAGCGTAACCTTCACCAACGGCAACGGCTATGCCGCAACTGTTCTAGGCAGCGACCCCTATGCTGACCTCGCAATTCTAAATGTTAACGCAAAACCAACCGATTACAAACCCATTCAAATCGTAAGCTCATCTGGACTTCAAGTCGGCGAACAAGTCATAGCAGTTGGCAACCCATACGGACTAGTTGGTTCCTTAACCACAGGCATAGTCAGCGCCACAGGACGCTCCATAACGGAAGACACCTCAAAAAGCAACTTCGCAATCCCAAACATCATCCAAACAACAACACCAATCAACCCCGGCAACTCAGGAGGTCCCCTGCTAAACGCAGACGGCAAGGTCGTGGGCATAACCACCGCGATTGTCTCTGAATCACAAGGACTGGGATTTGCCATTCCATCCGACACAATTCTTAGGGAAATTTACGCGCTGGTGAATACTGGCTCATACTCAGGTCACAGCTATCTGGGTGTTACAGGCGGCGACATGACCTATGAAAAAGCCCAACAGATAGGTTCAAGCATAACTTATGGCTACTATGTCGAAACCGTTTTCACAGGTGGTCCATCATCAGGGGTTTTGCAGCACAATGACATAATAGTTGCAATGAACCACCACACTATCCTTAGCAGCGATGACTTAGCCAGTTACCTTGAAGCCAACACATTGCCCGGGCAAAGTTTGATTTTGACCATAATTCGAGATAATCAAAGCCAAGATGTCACAATGACTTTAGGCACAAGACCACCCATATCAACCTAA
- a CDS encoding adenylosuccinate synthetase produces the protein MPCTVIVGAFWGDEGKGKIISYLALKDNLDFCVRTGSVNAAHTIWYEGKKYALHMVPAAFINPKTRLLIAAGANVHIPTFFSEMEQTQVPKNRIGIDQNASIIEQKHADIDKASAVNKGIGTTGRGVGPAIEERVRRTALLAKDAPEIKEYIADQIQEVNDGLDAGKSVVLEGTQGFMLSLFLSGGYPYVTSRDTGASAIASEAGVGPTRVDDVMIVYKSFITRVGAGPLPGEMTKEEALSRGWFEVAAGTGRERRSAPFNFELAKKTAKINGATQAALTKLDCIYPSCKGARKFDDLPADAKAFVKEVEVKTGVPVTIIGTGPEALDIIDRR, from the coding sequence ATGCCCTGCACAGTGATTGTTGGTGCTTTCTGGGGAGACGAAGGCAAAGGAAAAATCATATCATATCTTGCTTTGAAAGATAATTTAGATTTTTGTGTACGAACAGGCTCAGTTAACGCAGCCCACACCATCTGGTATGAAGGAAAAAAATATGCACTCCACATGGTTCCCGCGGCTTTCATTAACCCAAAAACAAGGCTACTGATTGCTGCAGGAGCAAACGTGCACATTCCAACATTCTTCTCAGAAATGGAACAAACCCAAGTCCCCAAAAACCGAATCGGCATCGATCAAAACGCCTCCATAATCGAACAAAAACACGCCGACATAGACAAGGCATCTGCTGTCAACAAGGGCATCGGAACCACTGGTCGCGGTGTTGGACCCGCAATCGAAGAACGCGTCAGGCGCACAGCACTGTTGGCAAAGGATGCACCTGAAATTAAAGAGTACATTGCAGACCAAATTCAAGAAGTTAACGACGGCTTAGATGCGGGCAAAAGTGTTGTTTTAGAAGGCACACAAGGGTTTATGCTGTCACTTTTCCTCAGCGGCGGCTACCCCTATGTAACAAGCAGAGATACAGGAGCGTCCGCAATTGCTTCTGAAGCAGGTGTTGGACCTACCCGTGTGGACGATGTCATGATAGTTTACAAATCTTTCATAACCCGCGTCGGAGCTGGACCCTTACCTGGAGAAATGACCAAAGAAGAAGCCCTATCAAGAGGATGGTTTGAAGTTGCCGCTGGAACAGGAAGAGAACGCAGAAGTGCACCCTTCAATTTTGAATTGGCAAAGAAAACTGCCAAAATCAACGGTGCAACACAAGCCGCACTCACAAAACTTGACTGCATTTATCCTAGCTGTAAGGGCGCACGCAAATTTGATGATTTGCCTGCTGATGCTAAAGCGTTTGTAAAAGAAGTTGAGGTTAAAACTGGGGTTCCTGTGACGATTATCGGTACTGGTCCAGAAGCTTTAGACATAATTGACAGGCGTTGA